Below is a genomic region from Streptomyces roseoviridis.
TGGCCCCGACAACCACCGCCATGCTCTCGTTAGGGCAAGGGGTGAAGCACGCTCCATGGGCAGATGCGCGTCAGTGGCGCCGACCACGGACAACCCCCAGTCGTGGACGGTGACGGTCGACGGCTGGCAGGTCGCCTGCGGACCACTCACTTCGCAGGCGGCACCACCCACCTGCGCGGTGGCCATGCTTGAGACGGGTGAGTCCGCCCGGGATCTGGGCGGCTTTGTGCTGCCGGAATCCGGTGGGCTGGTGCAGACGGCTGGTCCGGCGCGGCCGTACCTGTTGCCGATCTTCGTCGAGTTGCAAGGGTGCGGGTGTCCGTCATCGACGGTCCGTTCGTACGGGATGGACCTGCTGCGCTGGTGTCGGTTCCTGGAGCGCTGGGGGCTGGTGTGGATCGGGTGATGCGAAGGGATCCCCGGGACTTCGCCCCCTGGATGCTGTCGCTCTGAAGCCGGTCCGGGTCCACTGGCGTCGGCGCGCCCTGCGCCCCGACGAGGAGTACCGCACCCTTACCGACGCCGAATGGGAGGACTTCCTCGGCCACTACGGCGCCCCGTCCGCAGGCCTCATGGGGTGGGGGCGTCCCGCGCGGGTGGTGGTGCGGGACGGCCGCCGTTTCGTGCCGCGGCCGCTTCGTCGGAGCCAGGTGGAGAGCTTCCACCGGCAAGCGATAGAAGCGAGAGCCCCGGAGCCGTGCTCCGAGGCTTCCTCGGCTGACTGCTCACGCAGGGGTGGTTCAGAACTCGGTCTGACCTGAATTTTCAGGCCCTGACGCCGTTGACGCAGACCGCGTGCGCGGTCAGGGTGACCGGCTGCGTTCCTTGATTCGTCCCGCTAACGCTGTACGCGATGGGTGCTTCGGTGCTGACGGTCGGAAGCGGATCCGCCGATTGGATCTGGAAGCCCTCAGGGAAGGCTGAGAAGCCACCGCCGGTGACCACTTTCCCTTCAGGGCACAGAGCAACGGCGCTGCCGAACTGGCCCGGCTCGACAACCGCGCTCTCGGACACCCTCTCCGCTCCGGTCACGCCTGTGCCATTTCCCCCGTTTGCTGCCGGGGCCGTCACCTCTGCGTTCTGGTTGCAGTTGATGTTCTGCGTGCCGGCGAAGGTGTTGCCGTGGCCTACCTGGCCCATCGGGTAACAGACCTGGAGGAGCGACACGTTGCCAAGCAGCGGTGAGAGGAGTCCCTCGTCGTTCTGAGCCAGAGCGCCGCCTGCACTGAGGAGAATCGAAGCCGCAGCAGCGGCAGTGACGGCGGCGAACCGCTGGGTGGGCTTCACTCGACCAAGCTTTCCTCCAGGGGTGCACCAAGAGCGGTGCATCAACGCACAGGATGGCGAGGGCCAACATGAAGTGATCAGAAACCACGCTGCGGCAATCGTGAATTCCCCGTTCAGCCTGAGCAGGCGGCCAGGACCGGCCCGCCGCCACGCCGATAAACCCTTTGATCGGGCAGAACAGCCGTGATCGGCACAAACAGCAACCGGGCCTTACACGCTGAAACTGACTACAACCGGCCCAACTCCGCTCGGCACACAACGCAGGACACCACACCAACCCTCCTCCCTCCCATGACCCGCGTCGTGATCGCCATGGGCGAGGAGTCCGCGCTCGTGGAGACCGGACGCACCCGGTCGCGGCCGCCGAGCTGCTCGGACGGGGAGTGACCGTCTTCCCGAGCCTTGCGGCGGATTGCGCGACGGAGAGTCCGGATGCCCGGGAAAGCCCGACGAGTTCGCGCGGCGGCTGCGCGAGGTCCTCGACGGCGCCTCGTGAGCCGCCCCCAGAAAGCGCACGTCCTCCCGGGAGCGAAGGGAGCGGCGGCGTTGCGCAGGTGGCCGGTCAGCGGCGGTCGTAGGCCGTGAAGGGCTTGACGGGTTCCTGAGCGCCGTAGCGGGCGACGATGAGGCGGTCCTTGTACTCGAAGACCTGGCTCACGTAGTCCATGTCTGCGGGCAGTTCGTAGACATCACGCCGGTCGCCCGTGGCGGGATCGAGGACATGGAGGCGGGCACCGTCGTCGTGCCAGGCGAGGACGGTGAGGTTTCCGTCGCCGAGGAGGAACCGGGCGCTCTCTCCGCCGTCCAGACGGTCGTCGTCGCGGGTGCCGCCCCACACGGGCGCGCCGGTGGTCAGGTCGAAGGCGGTCAGTCGGTACTCGTAACGGCTGAGCCGGACCGTGTGGCGGGGCACGACGTAGAGCCTGGCGCCGTCCACCGCCGCCGTGAGCCGATCGTCCTGCCTGATCTCGCCGTAGGGGCCGCTGAAATCGATCGGCGGGTTCGGGCGGCCGTTCCTGTCGAACGAGAGGTAGGCCCCGCCCTTCGAATCGCCGGACTCCGAGGCGGCCACGACCACGGGGTCGGCCGAGACGAACTCCGCGCGGCTGGTCCAGTGGATGGCGGTTCGGCCCCCGAGCGGACCGGACCACAGGAGCGCGCCCGACGCCGAGTCGAAGGCGGCGGCATGCAGTTCCGCGCCGACCGGGATCGCGTCGTCCGAACGGTCGCCGGTGCCGCCGCACGCGAGGAGGGCGGCGACCTGGCGCTCGGCCACCGCGGTCCTGCCCGGGACGCAGCCCTGAGGGAGGGCCGCCTTCCAGCGCGGCTTCCCCGTGCGGACGTCCACGGCGTGCAGGTCGTCTCCCTTCGGGAACACCGCGATGCCGCCTCCCGCGGACACCGTGGAGGGACGGAAGTCCTGGAGCCCGGGGTCGGTGGCGGGATGCGGGGCCTGCCAGAGCTCCCGACCGTCGGTCATGTCCATGGCGACGAGGGTGGCGCAGGGCTTGCCCTTGGCCGAGGCGGAAGGGCCGTCCCCGTCGCGGGTGAGGACCAGCACGGAGCGGTCGGCGTCGGCGGCGGCGTGGCAGACGGCCGAGCGGCCGGGCGGCACGTACTCCCAGCGCCGCTCGCCGCTGGAGGCGTCGTATCCGCGCACCGCGTCGAAGCGGCTGTGGACCAGGGTGTCGCCGGCCAACCAGGCGCCGTTGCCCTGGCTTTCGGCCCTGCGGTCCACGGGCGTGTCCCAGGCGACCTCCATGTCCTCGGCCCACAGGCCGCACCCCGCGGCGAGACAGCAGAGAGCGACCACGGCCGCCACCGTCCTGACCAGGCGGCGGCGACCGGTGCTCCGGCCGGCCGGTAGGTCGTTGTCGTGCACGGTCATGTCCCCGTCCCCCTCGTTCCTCACCGGCGATCATCCTAAGGATCCGGCGCGCGCCGGAGAAAGGGTTCTCCTGTGGTCCCGGACGAGACGGTGCGGACGGCAGGACGCCCCATGCGGGCCGCCTGCCCGCTCGCCCTGCCCGGAGGGGAAGCGCGCCCGGACCGATCCCCGTGACACCTGGCGCTCTCCGGAAAGTCCGTGGCGCCCTGTGCTGAGGACCGGTGGACGGCGAGACGGCACAGTCGTCGTGTGCCTCCCGGACCACGCGCCCGGCGCGTGGTGGACACCGGAGAGGAGGGCCGGGAGGGTCCCGGCCGCTGAGTGAGGGGGTCGTACATGACGGCGTGGAAGCGTGTCCGGGCGGCGGGCGGTGTGGCGGTCGCGGTGACGGCGGCGGTCCTGGTCGGGGCCTCGCCGGCCGCGGCCAGCGGTGACTACAGCGGCCTCGCGTTCGTGCGCGGAGGCTCGGGCTTCTCGGACGACTGGAACGACGAGGGGATCCTGTCCACCAGTCGTCACGCCTCGTCGAACGCCACGTGCCTGTGGCAGAAGATCCTGTGGGCGGACGGCCACCTGGCGTGGAACGAGATCGACGGCGCCTTCGGCGACAGGACGAAGCAGGCCACGATCGCCTGGCAGCGCGCCTACGTGGGTTCGGCGGACGGCGTGGTCGGCAAGGACACGTTCGGCAAGGCCGGTCAGTGGCTGAAGGACACGGACGGGAACGGCTCCGTGGACACGTACCAGGGCAGCGGAGGCCGCTCCTTCGCGGTGTCCCGGGACGGGGACGGTGACTACACCTTCTACGACCGCAACGGCGACAAGCGCGTGGCCGGCTACAACTACGAGACCTGCGGCTGACCTCGGTGGAGACCGGGGGCCGGAGCGCTTGCCGTCCCAGCCCTCGGGCGGCGTCCCGCCGGAAGGCCGGTCACGGCCGGTCGCCACGCCGGACCGCCGCGCGGTAGGCGGCCGGAGGCATGCCGACGGCGGCCTTGAAGGCCCGCGTGAAGTCCGACGCCCTCGGATACCCCCACCGGGCGCCGATCACGCTCACCGGGGAGGCGTCGAACAGCGGGTCCTCCAGGTCCCGGCGGCAGTGGCCGATCCGCTCCCGGCGGATCGTGTCGCTCACGGTGCTCTCGAAGGACGCGTAGGCCCTGTGCAGGGTCCTCGGGGACACGTGGTGGGCGGCGGCGACGGCGGCCGGGTCGAGCTCCGGGTCGTGCAGGTTGGCCGCGATGAACTCCCTGCTGTCGTGGTAGAGAGCGGCGGCCCTCGACGGCGCGGGCAGCTCGCCCGCCCGCTCGGTGTGCCCCGCGACGACGGACGCGGCGAGCTGCACGAGAGTGCCCGCCATCCTGACCCGGTCGCTGTCGTCGAAGTCGTCCGGCGCCCCGCCCAGGGTGCCGAGTGTCTCCCGCAGCACCCGCTTCAGGCCCTTCGACGCCGTCAGGGGCGTCGCGCAGGCGGCGGCGACCAGCTTGTCCGGCAGCCGCATCGCGCTGCGCGGGAACTGCAGCAGCAGGCATGCGCCCGGTTGACCGTCCGGTCCGGCCACGACGTCGACGGGGCGGGAACTGTCGTACAGGACGAGGTCCCCCGGACCACAGACGGCCCGGCGGCCGGCCTGCTCGACGGTGTGGCGGCCGGACGTGATCAAGGCCAGCTGGTGGAGCTCGGGATCCGAGCGGCGGATGTGCGCGGCCGACCGGTGGCAGGCCAGGGGCCGGTAGGTCAGGACGGACAGCTGCGCCGGTCCGAGCGTCGTGGCCCGCATGCGGGCGTCGAACCGCTCAGGATCGGGAAACCGCAGACGTGTCGTCAGCAGGGCCCGCGCCGTGGCCGCGGCCCATGCCTCGGTGCGTTCCGGTCGCGGTAAGGACGACGTGTCCAGCACGGTCGTCGGCATGACGGTCCCCCATGAGGTGCATGCGACAGGTGGTCGCGTACGGTCAAGGTGCCGTCATCGTGGCCGCCCGGTCTTGGGCGGACCTTGTACGTTTCTGGAATCGGCCGACCGGAGGCGGCGGCGTATCTCCCGGGCCTCCCGGTGGTCCAGCTCGTCGAGGATCGTCAGAGCCTCGCCGTACGCCGTTCGCGCCGCGTTCAGGTCGCCCGTGGCGCTGTG
It encodes:
- a CDS encoding PQQ-binding-like beta-propeller repeat protein, with the translated sequence MRNEGDGDMTVHDNDLPAGRSTGRRRLVRTVAAVVALCCLAAGCGLWAEDMEVAWDTPVDRRAESQGNGAWLAGDTLVHSRFDAVRGYDASSGERRWEYVPPGRSAVCHAAADADRSVLVLTRDGDGPSASAKGKPCATLVAMDMTDGRELWQAPHPATDPGLQDFRPSTVSAGGGIAVFPKGDDLHAVDVRTGKPRWKAALPQGCVPGRTAVAERQVAALLACGGTGDRSDDAIPVGAELHAAAFDSASGALLWSGPLGGRTAIHWTSRAEFVSADPVVVAASESGDSKGGAYLSFDRNGRPNPPIDFSGPYGEIRQDDRLTAAVDGARLYVVPRHTVRLSRYEYRLTAFDLTTGAPVWGGTRDDDRLDGGESARFLLGDGNLTVLAWHDDGARLHVLDPATGDRRDVYELPADMDYVSQVFEYKDRLIVARYGAQEPVKPFTAYDRR
- a CDS encoding peptidoglycan-binding domain-containing protein — its product is MTAWKRVRAAGGVAVAVTAAVLVGASPAAASGDYSGLAFVRGGSGFSDDWNDEGILSTSRHASSNATCLWQKILWADGHLAWNEIDGAFGDRTKQATIAWQRAYVGSADGVVGKDTFGKAGQWLKDTDGNGSVDTYQGSGGRSFAVSRDGDGDYTFYDRNGDKRVAGYNYETCG
- a CDS encoding helix-turn-helix domain-containing protein codes for the protein MPTTVLDTSSLPRPERTEAWAAATARALLTTRLRFPDPERFDARMRATTLGPAQLSVLTYRPLACHRSAAHIRRSDPELHQLALITSGRHTVEQAGRRAVCGPGDLVLYDSSRPVDVVAGPDGQPGACLLLQFPRSAMRLPDKLVAAACATPLTASKGLKRVLRETLGTLGGAPDDFDDSDRVRMAGTLVQLAASVVAGHTERAGELPAPSRAAALYHDSREFIAANLHDPELDPAAVAAAHHVSPRTLHRAYASFESTVSDTIRRERIGHCRRDLEDPLFDASPVSVIGARWGYPRASDFTRAFKAAVGMPPAAYRAAVRRGDRP